In the genome of Ignisphaera cupida, one region contains:
- a CDS encoding SLC13 family permease encodes MSFVFMYFIRIGNDEIGLKMVKQWCNERGESSTTEVSCLNMINSLHEIIKQTIALALFFFVIALTIIRMEWRTSAAILALIPLLVTGVAPPQYLINAVAWDLIVFLIGSMTLAGILRELGVFRYLALRVLEISKGNAIILILLISLMAFFLSAALGEVTSIIYVTMLVFEISRIVHVDAVPLIILSVLATNTGSTALPIGNPIGVYILFETNMSVTQFIKNAFPLALIDLIVLVLVLLFIERSTMKELIEKIMRSKHRIEAYISSQRIEFGSNNKAYSRLKRIYIGLVILILFILTVALNDVITQGLSNVLKIFVDPHASLSFIPYVFIAITLILAIPMEEISRFIERSVEWSSLLFFIFLFMFGYTLTYTGVMTKLAYAFSHIGLAPLTLLALMLFSSALLSSVLDNLSVIVAFTPIAMTFNGIGLIGNQIYFALLFGGVFGGNYTPVGSTANIIAVSLAEKRRIRITWGKWLRIALATTTLQIIVALSWLYIASYVLHL; translated from the coding sequence ATGTCTTTTGTATTCATGTATTTTATTCGCATAGGAAACGATGAAATAGGATTGAAAATGGTGAAGCAATGGTGTAACGAGCGAGGTGAAAGTAGTACTACTGAAGTTTCTTGCTTAAATATGATTAATTCTCTTCATGAAATAATTAAACAGACAATAGCTTTGGCGCTTTTCTTCTTTGTTATAGCATTAACAATTATTAGAATGGAGTGGCGTACAAGTGCAGCAATACTAGCTTTAATTCCATTGCTGGTTACCGGTGTAGCACCACCACAATATCTTATAAATGCTGTTGCATGGGATTTAATAGTATTCCTAATAGGTTCAATGACCCTTGCAGGTATTTTAAGGGAATTAGGTGTTTTTAGATATTTAGCTTTAAGAGTTTTGGAGATTTCAAAAGGTAATGCTATTATTCTAATCTTGCTTATTTCACTTATGGCCTTCTTTCTTTCAGCTGCATTAGGTGAAGTAACAAGTATTATCTATGTTACTATGCTTGTTTTCGAAATTAGCAGAATTGTTCATGTGGATGCTGTACCATTGATTATCTTATCAGTTTTAGCCACAAACACAGGTAGCACCGCCTTGCCTATAGGCAATCCCATAGGTGTGTACATTTTATTTGAAACGAATATGAGTGTAACTCAATTCATAAAAAATGCATTTCCACTAGCATTAATAGATTTAATTGTGTTAGTATTAGTTCTACTCTTCATTGAGAGATCAACCATGAAAGAATTGATTGAAAAGATTATGAGGTCTAAACATAGAATAGAAGCTTATATATCAAGTCAAAGAATTGAATTTGGCTCTAATAACAAAGCATATTCTCGATTAAAAAGAATATATATAGGTTTAGTAATACTCATCTTATTTATATTGACCGTAGCGTTAAATGATGTTATCACCCAAGGCTTGTCAAATGTACTTAAAATTTTTGTAGATCCACATGCTTCTCTATCCTTTATTCCATATGTATTCATAGCAATAACTTTAATCTTGGCAATTCCTATGGAGGAAATATCGAGATTTATTGAAAGATCTGTGGAGTGGTCTTCATTATTATTCTTCATATTCCTGTTTATGTTTGGCTATACACTTACATATACTGGTGTTATGACTAAGCTAGCCTATGCTTTTTCCCATATAGGATTGGCTCCTCTTACACTTTTAGCCTTGATGCTATTCTCATCAGCTCTTCTCAGCTCTGTTCTCGATAATCTTTCTGTTATAGTAGCGTTTACACCAATAGCTATGACTTTTAATGGCATAGGATTGATAGGTAATCAAATATACTTTGCGCTGCTTTTTGGTGGTGTTTTTGGAGGTAACTACACACCTGTAGGCTCTACAGCAAATATAATTGCTGTTTCTCTTGCTGAAAAGAGGAGAATCAGAATTACTTGGGGTAAGTGGCTCAGAATTGCCTTAGCAACAACAACACTGCAAATTATAGTGGCACTTTCATGGCTTTACATAGCAAGTTATGTTCTACATCTATAG
- a CDS encoding Lrp/AsnC family transcriptional regulator has translation MGIELDDLDKNIINMLIENCNRSVRDIAKAVGKSPSLILKRVKRLYEAGLIKRCEASIDYSKLGYDLMALILFKVDGAHIEDVEQELAKEPRVRGVYDITGEFDIAVLALFKNVNDLNSFIKRVLKNPYIKESVTSIIFKAVKDEKNIEYFK, from the coding sequence TTGGGTATAGAACTTGATGATTTAGACAAAAATATTATAAATATGCTTATAGAGAATTGCAATAGAAGTGTAAGAGACATTGCGAAAGCCGTTGGAAAGTCTCCATCACTTATTTTGAAGAGGGTGAAGAGACTTTATGAAGCTGGTTTAATTAAGCGTTGTGAGGCTTCTATAGATTATTCTAAGCTTGGATATGATTTGATGGCGCTTATACTTTTCAAGGTTGATGGTGCACATATAGAAGATGTTGAACAAGAACTAGCTAAAGAACCTAGAGTCAGAGGTGTATATGATATAACAGGAGAATTTGATATAGCAGTGCTAGCGTTGTTTAAGAATGTGAATGATTTGAATTCATTTATAAAAAGAGTTCTCAAAAACCCATATATTAAGGAAAGTGTAACCAGCATCATATTTAAAGCTGTTAAAGATGAGAAAAACATAGAGTATTTTAAGTGA